In Mycolicibacterium alvei, a single window of DNA contains:
- a CDS encoding RNA polymerase sigma factor — protein sequence MSAETDAPRALLRCYDEALPAVYGYFVRRCGDRGTAEDLTSETFLAAMDAARRPSPPPISVAWLIGVARHKLADHYRRRHDRFTVPVAELPEPVDPADNWDAELDRIVAEAVLARLPEQHRTVLVLRYLDDCSVPECAELIGRTVHATEALLVRARRAFRAQYPTPEGGTS from the coding sequence GTGAGCGCCGAAACAGACGCTCCGCGGGCGCTGCTGAGGTGCTACGACGAGGCCCTGCCGGCGGTGTACGGCTACTTCGTACGCCGCTGCGGTGATCGCGGAACCGCCGAGGATCTGACGTCAGAGACGTTCCTGGCCGCCATGGACGCGGCCCGCAGACCGTCGCCGCCGCCGATCTCGGTGGCGTGGTTGATCGGAGTGGCCCGGCACAAACTTGCCGACCACTACCGTCGTCGCCACGACCGGTTCACCGTGCCGGTGGCCGAACTGCCCGAACCGGTCGACCCCGCCGACAACTGGGATGCCGAGCTGGATCGCATTGTCGCCGAAGCGGTTCTGGCCCGGTTACCCGAGCAGCACCGCACCGTGCTGGTTCTCCGCTACCTCGATGACTGCTCGGTTCCCGAGTGCGCCGAGTTGATCGGCCGCACAGTGCACGCCACCGAGGCCCTGTTGGTCCGGGCCCGCCGCGCCTTCAGAGCGCAGTACCCGACACCGGAGGGAGGGACATCGTGA
- the mftE gene encoding mycofactocin biosynthesis peptidyl-dipeptidase MftE, with product MNSAYHRHVAFPSGLGNSTSRQLHSLSPMLIVPVGSTEQHGPHLPLDTDTRIAAAVAHALPEHLDGAPPGDWVVAPPVCYGASGEHEGFPGTVSIGTQALRSLLLEYGRSASSWAPRLVFVNGHGGNVEALVAAVALLREEGRDVGWVPCAAAGADAHAGHTETSVLLHISPGDVAAGYLTPGNTAPLAELMPAMRSGGIAAVSEVGVLGDPTTATAAEGERIFAEMVNGAAGRMRRWEPGRNGLLT from the coding sequence GTGAATTCGGCCTACCATCGGCACGTGGCTTTCCCCAGCGGGCTCGGGAACTCAACGTCGAGGCAGCTACACAGCCTGTCGCCAATGTTGATCGTCCCTGTGGGCTCTACCGAGCAGCATGGCCCGCACCTGCCCCTGGACACCGACACCCGTATCGCCGCCGCCGTCGCGCACGCACTGCCAGAGCACCTGGACGGCGCGCCGCCCGGGGACTGGGTGGTCGCGCCCCCGGTCTGCTACGGCGCCAGCGGCGAGCACGAGGGGTTTCCCGGCACGGTGTCGATCGGTACCCAGGCCCTGCGATCGTTGCTGCTGGAGTACGGACGTTCTGCATCGAGTTGGGCGCCGCGACTGGTCTTCGTCAATGGTCACGGGGGGAATGTCGAGGCGCTGGTCGCCGCGGTGGCCCTGTTGCGCGAGGAGGGCCGCGACGTCGGTTGGGTTCCGTGCGCGGCCGCGGGCGCCGATGCACACGCGGGGCATACCGAAACATCTGTATTGCTACATATTTCGCCCGGCGATGTCGCCGCCGGATACCTGACTCCCGGGAACACCGCCCCACTGGCCGAGCTCATGCCGGCGATGCGCAGTGGTGGGATCGCGGCGGTCAGCGAAGTCGGCGTACTGGGTGACCCGACTACCGCCACGGCCGCCGAGGGGGAGCGTATCTTTGCTGAGATGGTCAACGGCGCTGCCGGTCGGATGCGGCGGTGGGAGCCGGGCCGGAACGGATTGCTGACATGA
- the mftD gene encoding pre-mycofactocin synthase MftD (MftD, an enzyme found in the mycofactocin biosynthesis locus, performs an oxidative deamination of 3-amino-5-[(p-hydroxyphenyl)methyl]-4,4-dimethyl-2-pyrrolidinone (AHDP). The resulting compound, now called pre-mycofactocin (PMFT), is a biologically active redox cofactor that can oxidize the non-exchangeable NADH of TIGR03971 family SDR-type oxidoreductases.) produces the protein MARDTWFETVAIAQQRAKKRLPKSAYSSLISASEKGVTVSDNVESFAELGFAPHVIGATEKREMATTVMGQDISMPVIISPTGVQAVDPDGEVAVARAAAARGTAMGLSSFASKPMEEVTAVNDKIFFQIYWLGSRDEIAERVQRAREAGAAGLICTTDWSFSHGRDWGSPKIPERMDLKQIIKMSPEVLTKPRWLWSFGKHLRPPDLRVPNQGRRGEPGPTFFEAYGQWMGTPPPTWEDIAWLREQWGGPFLLKGMVRVDDAKRAVDAGVSAITVSNHGGNNLDGTPAAIRCLPAIADAVGDQVEVLLDGGIRRGSDVVKAVALGARAVMIGRAYLWGLAANGQAGVENVLDILSGGIDSALRGLGKSSIHDLTPDDILVPEGFTRALGVPRTGA, from the coding sequence ATGGCTCGTGATACCTGGTTCGAGACCGTCGCCATTGCTCAGCAACGGGCGAAGAAACGGCTCCCCAAGTCTGCCTACTCGTCGCTGATCTCCGCCAGCGAAAAGGGCGTGACGGTCTCCGACAACGTGGAGTCCTTCGCCGAGCTGGGCTTCGCCCCGCATGTCATCGGTGCCACCGAGAAACGTGAGATGGCGACAACCGTGATGGGTCAGGACATTTCGATGCCCGTCATCATCTCGCCGACCGGCGTGCAGGCCGTCGATCCCGATGGCGAGGTGGCGGTGGCGCGTGCCGCGGCTGCCCGTGGCACCGCCATGGGGCTGTCCTCGTTCGCCAGTAAGCCGATGGAGGAAGTCACCGCCGTCAACGACAAGATCTTCTTCCAGATCTACTGGCTGGGGTCCCGCGACGAGATCGCCGAGCGGGTGCAGCGCGCCAGAGAAGCTGGAGCCGCCGGTTTGATCTGTACGACCGACTGGAGCTTCAGCCACGGCCGGGACTGGGGTAGTCCGAAGATCCCGGAGCGGATGGACCTCAAGCAGATCATCAAGATGTCGCCTGAGGTACTCACCAAGCCTCGCTGGCTGTGGAGCTTCGGTAAGCATCTGCGTCCGCCGGACCTGCGGGTTCCCAATCAGGGCCGGCGCGGTGAGCCGGGGCCGACCTTCTTCGAGGCCTACGGCCAGTGGATGGGCACCCCGCCCCCGACCTGGGAGGACATCGCCTGGCTGCGGGAGCAGTGGGGCGGACCGTTCCTGCTCAAGGGCATGGTGCGCGTCGACGACGCCAAACGTGCTGTGGATGCGGGTGTTTCGGCGATCACGGTGTCCAACCACGGCGGCAACAACTTGGACGGCACCCCGGCGGCGATCCGCTGCCTGCCCGCCATCGCCGACGCGGTGGGCGATCAGGTCGAGGTTTTGCTGGATGGCGGGATCCGCCGGGGCAGCGATGTCGTCAAGGCTGTGGCGCTGGGCGCCCGGGCCGTCATGATCGGACGCGCCTATCTGTGGGGCCTGGCCGCCAACGGCCAGGCGGGTGTCGAGAATGTGTTGGACATCCTCAGCGGTGGCATCGACTCCGCGCTGCGTGGGTTGGGCAAGTCTTCGATCCACGACCTGACCCCCGACGACATCCTGGTCCCGGAGGGCTTCACCCGAGCCCTCGGTGTGCCGCGAACCGGCGCCTGA
- a CDS encoding phytanoyl-CoA dioxygenase family protein produces the protein MVDIEAFKRDGFVKVEQAAPAEIADAARHLLWTQIGLSADDPASWTAPVVWAADLTGAGPFGRLVNSASLTDALDQICGTGGWLPRGALGNIPVRFPVHPPAEDRGWHIDANTPLPGGQWAVSGRPHTVLVLALLSEVGPDDAPTRIRVGSHRDAAGVLGPDPIDFVEAGALVEEVSRDRPVAHATGRPGDMFVVHPFTAHAADVHRGSTPRFMSQAPVMLAEKLSPRGPEALACVWDELARG, from the coding sequence GTGGTGGATATCGAGGCCTTCAAGAGGGACGGGTTCGTCAAGGTCGAACAGGCCGCTCCCGCCGAAATCGCCGATGCGGCCCGGCATCTGCTCTGGACGCAGATCGGGCTTTCCGCGGACGACCCGGCATCGTGGACCGCCCCGGTGGTATGGGCGGCCGATCTGACCGGGGCGGGCCCGTTCGGCCGGCTGGTGAACAGCGCCTCGCTCACCGATGCCCTGGACCAGATCTGCGGAACCGGGGGTTGGCTGCCGCGCGGCGCCCTGGGCAACATCCCGGTCCGGTTCCCGGTCCATCCGCCCGCCGAGGACCGGGGCTGGCACATCGATGCCAACACCCCGCTGCCCGGAGGCCAGTGGGCGGTCAGCGGCCGCCCGCACACCGTGCTGGTGCTGGCCCTGCTGTCGGAAGTGGGACCCGACGACGCGCCGACCCGCATCCGCGTGGGTTCGCACCGCGACGCCGCCGGGGTGCTCGGGCCCGATCCGATCGACTTCGTCGAAGCCGGCGCACTCGTGGAAGAGGTCAGCCGAGACCGTCCGGTGGCACATGCCACCGGACGACCCGGTGACATGTTCGTGGTGCATCCTTTCACCGCTCATGCCGCCGACGTACATCGCGGCAGCACACCACGTTTCATGTCGCAGGCGCCTGTGATGCTCGCCGAGAAGCTCAGCCCACGAGGTCCGGAGGCGCTGGCCTGTGTGTGGGATGAGCTAGCGCGGGGCTAG
- the mftG gene encoding mycofactocin dehydrogenase MftG — protein MERDVLIVGAGSAGSILAERLSADPGCRVTVVEAGPAPSDPRVAAQITDALRLPIGAASSVVRHYASVLTDNPPRHTEIIRGSVVGGSGAVNGGYFCRGLPTDFDTWAVPGWGWQDVLPHFRAIETDLDFGTALHGDGGPITVRRVGEFDGCTASFVDAAANAGFGWIDDLNGSDAGAMLPAGVGAVPLNINGGNRVGPGGAYLQPALGRSNLGLLTDTRVDRVLFRANRAVGVQCADGAVLHADRIVLCSGAIGSAHLLLLSGVGPSAELEALGIEVVAGLPVGMRTVDHPEWVLPVSWTPTRDLPPLEAVLSTADGIEVRPYTAGFAAMVHGHGHDPAELPHLGVALMRPQSRGRVRLASADPKVAPVIEHRYDTVAEDVETLRRGTELARELVSHTAEVGDASWSTSQHLAGTAPMGAGPEAVLDPTCRVLGVDGLWVVDGSIMPAITSRGPHATIAMIGHRAAEFLAT, from the coding sequence TTGGAGCGCGACGTCCTGATCGTCGGTGCCGGAAGCGCCGGATCGATTCTGGCTGAACGGCTTTCCGCCGATCCCGGCTGCCGGGTGACGGTCGTGGAGGCCGGCCCGGCGCCCAGTGACCCGCGGGTGGCGGCACAGATCACCGATGCCCTGCGGTTGCCGATCGGGGCGGCCAGTTCGGTGGTCCGTCACTATGCGTCGGTGTTGACCGACAATCCGCCCCGGCACACCGAGATCATCCGCGGGTCGGTGGTGGGTGGCTCCGGGGCGGTCAACGGCGGTTACTTCTGCCGGGGGCTACCCACGGACTTCGACACCTGGGCGGTACCGGGCTGGGGTTGGCAGGACGTGCTGCCACACTTCCGCGCCATCGAGACCGACCTGGATTTCGGCACCGCCCTGCACGGGGACGGCGGCCCGATAACCGTCCGTCGGGTAGGTGAATTCGACGGGTGCACAGCATCATTCGTGGACGCAGCGGCGAACGCCGGATTCGGTTGGATCGACGACCTGAACGGCTCGGATGCCGGTGCGATGCTGCCTGCGGGGGTGGGGGCGGTTCCGCTGAACATCAACGGCGGCAACAGAGTTGGGCCAGGAGGTGCCTACCTGCAGCCGGCCCTGGGCCGGTCGAATCTGGGGCTGCTGACCGACACCCGGGTCGACCGTGTGCTGTTCCGCGCGAATCGGGCGGTCGGGGTTCAGTGCGCAGACGGCGCCGTTCTGCATGCTGATCGAATTGTCTTGTGTTCCGGTGCAATCGGATCGGCGCACCTGTTGCTGCTGTCCGGAGTCGGACCGTCAGCCGAGCTGGAGGCGCTCGGCATCGAGGTGGTCGCCGGGCTTCCGGTGGGCATGCGCACGGTGGATCATCCGGAATGGGTGCTACCCGTTTCCTGGACGCCGACCCGCGACCTGCCGCCGCTGGAGGCCGTGCTCAGCACTGCCGATGGCATCGAGGTGCGTCCGTACACCGCCGGCTTCGCGGCCATGGTGCACGGGCACGGCCATGACCCTGCCGAACTTCCGCACCTCGGGGTGGCGCTGATGCGTCCGCAGTCGCGGGGCCGGGTCCGGTTGGCGTCGGCCGACCCAAAGGTGGCGCCGGTGATCGAACACCGCTACGACACGGTGGCCGAGGATGTCGAGACGCTGCGTCGGGGAACCGAGCTGGCTCGCGAATTGGTCAGCCACACAGCTGAAGTCGGCGATGCGTCGTGGTCGACATCGCAGCATCTGGCCGGCACTGCTCCGATGGGGGCAGGACCTGAGGCGGTACTCGATCCGACCTGCCGGGTGCTGGGGGTCGACGGTCTGTGGGTGGTGGACGGGTCGATCATGCCGGCCATCACCAGCCGCGGCCCCCACGCGACCATTGCCATGATCGGTCATCGGGCTGCGGAGTTTCTGGCGACCTGA
- the mftB gene encoding mycofactocin biosynthesis chaperone MftB (MftB, a small protein, is a peptide chaperone that assists the radical SAM enzyme MftC in performing two modifications to the C-terminal Val-Tyr dipeptide of the mycofactocin precursor peptide, MftA. MftB's role is analogous to the role of PqqD in the biosynthesis of PQQ, a cofactor that derives entirely from a Tyr and a Glu in the precursor PqqA.), producing MSTQVADTAAQTGVVFDPDSSWRLHHQVAVRPEPFGALLYHFGTRKLSFLKNRTVVEVVNALADHPDARSACRAVGIADADQGPYLHALSVLVSSKMLIPGNPQ from the coding sequence GTGTCCACGCAGGTCGCCGATACGGCTGCGCAAACCGGCGTGGTCTTCGACCCGGACTCCAGTTGGCGGTTACACCACCAGGTGGCGGTGCGGCCGGAGCCGTTCGGCGCCCTGCTGTATCACTTCGGAACCCGTAAGCTGTCGTTTCTGAAGAACCGGACGGTCGTCGAGGTGGTCAACGCTCTGGCTGATCACCCCGACGCCCGGTCCGCGTGTCGCGCGGTCGGAATCGCCGACGCCGACCAAGGCCCTTACCTGCACGCGCTGAGCGTGCTGGTGTCCTCGAAGATGCTCATCCCCGGGAATCCACAATGA
- the mftA gene encoding mycofactocin precursor MftA (Mycofactocin is a small molecule electron carrier derived from the final two amino acids, Val-Tyr, of MftA, the mycofactocin precursor. It plays a role in redox homeostasis and the metabolism of alcohols and aldehydes in Actinobacteria, including Mycobacterium tuberculosis.), translating to MDQNPQAETETQLVTETLVEEVSIDGMCGVY from the coding sequence ATGGATCAAAACCCGCAGGCAGAAACCGAAACCCAGCTCGTCACCGAGACGCTCGTCGAAGAGGTCTCGATCGACGGTATGTGCGGGGTTTACTGA
- the mftR gene encoding mycofactocin system transcriptional regulator (MftR, the mycofactocin system transcriptional regulator, is an uncharacterized TetR family DNA-binding transcription factor. Its role is inferred by context. It occurs as part of the biosynthesis locus for mycofactocin, a partially characterized electron carrier derived from the terminal Val-Tyr dipeptide of the precursor peptide MftA, through a radical SAM enzyme-mediated process.) — protein MQQASGPRVGRRPSTTQDHITDVALALFANRGFDEVSVDDVAKAAGIARRTLFRYYASKNAIPWGDFDAHLQHLRDLLAALSTEIPLAEALREALLSFNTYDAHEMAQHRRRMRVILETAGLQAYSMTMYAGWREVIAAYVAQRIDAAPRDLMPQTVGWLMLGVALSAYEHWLADESVALADAIADAFEVTRPGLEALAPR, from the coding sequence ATGCAGCAGGCGTCCGGGCCCCGAGTCGGTCGGCGTCCGTCCACCACGCAGGACCACATCACCGATGTCGCGCTGGCGCTGTTCGCCAACCGCGGATTCGACGAGGTCAGCGTCGACGACGTGGCCAAAGCCGCCGGCATCGCGCGACGCACACTGTTCCGCTACTACGCCTCCAAGAACGCCATCCCCTGGGGAGACTTCGACGCCCACCTGCAGCACCTGCGCGACCTGCTCGCCGCGCTGAGCACCGAGATCCCGCTCGCCGAAGCGCTGCGCGAAGCACTGCTGTCGTTCAATACCTACGACGCCCACGAGATGGCCCAACACCGGCGGCGCATGCGGGTGATCCTGGAAACCGCTGGACTGCAGGCATATTCGATGACCATGTATGCCGGCTGGCGCGAAGTCATCGCGGCCTACGTGGCGCAGCGGATCGACGCGGCACCCCGCGATCTGATGCCGCAGACCGTCGGCTGGCTCATGTTGGGCGTCGCACTGTCGGCGTACGAGCACTGGCTCGCCGATGAGTCGGTCGCCCTGGCAGATGCCATCGCCGACGCCTTCGAGGTGACGCGGCCAGGACTGGAGGCCCTAGCCCCGCGCTAG
- the mftC gene encoding mycofactocin radical SAM maturase (MftC is a radical SAM/SPASM enzyme that catalyzes the first two steps in biosynthesis of the electron carrier mycofactocin from the terminal Val-Tyr dipeptide of the precursor peptide MftA.), with amino-acid sequence MTSVAPARTPVPRLVEQFEHGLDAPICLTWELTYACNLACVHCLSSSGKRDPRELSTRQCKDIIDELERMQVFYVNIGGGEPTVRPDFWELVDYATEHHVGVKFSTNGVRITPEVAAKLAASDYVDVQISLDGANAEVNDAVRGKGSFDMAVRALENLAAAGFSDAKISVVVTRHNVGQLDEFKALADRFGATLRITRLRPSGRGADVWDELHPTPDQQRQLYNWLVAHGERVLTGDSFFHLSGLGEPGALAGLNLCGAGRVVCLIDPVGDVYACPFAIHDKFLAGNILEDTGFGAGFQNVWQNSPLFRELREPQSAGACSGCGHYDACRGGCMAAKFFTGLPMDGPDPECVEGWGESALAAERIKPKPSGDHSHAKKPGTKQGPVALKLLTTPPARICNESPV; translated from the coding sequence ATGACTTCTGTTGCGCCCGCGCGCACTCCTGTTCCACGGCTCGTCGAGCAGTTCGAACACGGACTCGACGCCCCGATCTGCCTGACCTGGGAGCTCACCTACGCCTGCAACCTGGCATGCGTGCACTGCCTGTCCTCGTCGGGTAAGCGCGACCCGCGCGAACTGTCCACCCGGCAGTGCAAGGACATCATCGACGAGCTGGAACGCATGCAGGTGTTCTATGTGAACATCGGTGGTGGCGAACCGACTGTGCGCCCGGACTTCTGGGAACTGGTCGACTATGCGACCGAGCATCACGTGGGGGTCAAGTTCTCCACCAACGGGGTGCGCATCACGCCCGAGGTGGCCGCGAAACTCGCCGCCAGCGATTACGTCGACGTGCAGATCTCCCTGGACGGCGCCAACGCCGAGGTCAACGACGCGGTGCGCGGCAAGGGCTCATTCGACATGGCCGTGCGCGCGCTGGAAAACCTTGCCGCCGCAGGCTTTTCCGATGCCAAGATCTCGGTGGTGGTAACCCGCCACAATGTCGGCCAGCTCGATGAGTTCAAGGCACTCGCCGACCGCTTCGGTGCCACGCTGCGGATCACCCGGCTGCGCCCGTCGGGCCGGGGCGCCGACGTCTGGGACGAGCTGCACCCCACCCCGGACCAGCAGCGCCAGCTGTACAACTGGTTGGTCGCCCACGGTGAGCGGGTGTTGACCGGCGACTCGTTCTTCCATCTGTCGGGTCTGGGCGAGCCCGGCGCGCTGGCCGGGCTGAACCTGTGTGGTGCCGGCCGAGTGGTGTGCCTGATCGATCCGGTGGGCGACGTCTACGCTTGCCCGTTCGCCATCCATGACAAGTTCCTCGCCGGAAACATCCTGGAAGACACCGGCTTTGGCGCCGGATTCCAGAATGTCTGGCAGAACTCCCCGTTGTTCCGCGAGCTGCGCGAGCCCCAGTCGGCCGGTGCCTGCAGCGGCTGCGGACACTACGACGCCTGCCGTGGCGGCTGCATGGCGGCCAAGTTCTTCACCGGTCTGCCGATGGACGGGCCAGACCCCGAGTGCGTCGAAGGCTGGGGCGAGTCGGCCCTGGCGGCCGAGCGCATCAAACCCAAGCCCAGCGGGGACCACTCCCATGCCAAGAAGCCAGGTACCAAGCAGGGTCCGGTGGCACTGAAGCTGCTGACCACGCCGCCCGCCCGAATCTGTAACGAAAGTCCGGTGTAA
- the mftF gene encoding mycofactocin biosynthesis glycosyltransferase MftF (Members of this protein family, MftF, are glycosyltransferases, members of PF00535 (glycosyl transferase family 2). The encoding gene is found as part of the mycofactocin cassette, in Mycobacterium tuberculosis, many other Actinobacteria, and occasional members of other lineages. Mycofactocin itself, a putative redox carrier, is a heavily modified derivative of the C-terminal Val-Tyr dipeptide of the mycofactocin precursor MftA (TIGR03969).), translating to MTGPRLPDGFAVQVDRRVKVLGAGAALLGGSPTRLLRLAPTAQTMLSGGRLEVHDAQSAQLARTLLDATVAHPRPPSGPSHRDVTVIIPVRDNVSGLHRLIAALRGLRVIVVDDGSAVPVAQSEFAGMHCDVQVLRHVRSKGPAAARNTGLAATQTDYVAFLDSDVVPRRGWLEALLGHFCDPAVALVAPRIVGLHTADNVVARYEAVRSSLDLGLREAPVVPYGPVSYVPSAAIICRRSALAAVGGFDETMQSGEDVDLCWRLVETGSRLRYEPIALVAHDHRTDLREWLNRKAFYGASAAPLSVRHPGKTAPVVISGWTLMVWLLLAMGSGFGYLGSVVIAIFTGRRIARSLSTVDPEPTEVAAVTARGLWSAALQLCSAICRHYWPVALIAALMFRRARHAVLVAAVLDGVVDWATRRGNADDDTKPVGLLTHILLKRLDDLAYGVGLWTGVVRERQLGALKPQLRS from the coding sequence ATGACCGGACCGAGGCTGCCCGACGGTTTTGCCGTGCAGGTGGATCGCCGTGTCAAGGTGCTCGGGGCCGGTGCGGCCCTCCTCGGCGGGTCGCCGACCCGGTTGCTGCGGCTCGCGCCGACGGCGCAGACCATGCTCAGCGGCGGCCGCCTGGAAGTGCATGACGCGCAGAGCGCGCAACTGGCCCGGACTTTGCTCGACGCCACGGTGGCCCATCCCCGTCCGCCCAGCGGGCCGTCGCACCGAGACGTGACGGTCATTATTCCGGTGCGCGACAACGTTTCCGGTCTGCACCGGCTGATCGCGGCGTTGCGGGGTCTGCGGGTGATCGTGGTCGACGACGGCTCGGCGGTCCCGGTGGCGCAGTCAGAGTTCGCCGGGATGCACTGCGATGTCCAGGTGCTCCGGCACGTCCGGAGCAAGGGGCCGGCGGCCGCCCGCAACACCGGCCTGGCGGCGACGCAGACCGATTACGTGGCGTTCCTCGACTCCGACGTGGTGCCACGGCGCGGGTGGCTGGAGGCGTTGCTCGGACACTTCTGTGATCCGGCCGTGGCGTTGGTGGCGCCCCGCATCGTCGGCCTGCACACCGCCGACAACGTGGTGGCCCGGTACGAGGCGGTGCGTTCGTCGTTGGATCTCGGGCTGCGGGAGGCACCGGTGGTGCCCTACGGCCCGGTGTCCTATGTCCCGAGTGCGGCCATCATCTGCCGGCGCTCGGCGCTGGCCGCAGTGGGCGGGTTCGACGAGACAATGCAGTCCGGCGAGGATGTCGACCTGTGTTGGCGCCTGGTGGAGACCGGGTCCCGACTGCGGTACGAGCCGATCGCTCTGGTTGCTCATGACCATCGGACCGATCTGCGAGAGTGGTTGAACCGCAAGGCTTTCTACGGCGCGTCGGCGGCACCGTTGAGCGTCCGGCATCCGGGTAAGACCGCGCCTGTGGTGATCTCGGGGTGGACGCTGATGGTGTGGCTGCTCCTGGCCATGGGGTCGGGTTTCGGGTACCTCGGCTCGGTGGTGATCGCGATCTTCACCGGCCGGCGCATCGCACGGTCCCTCAGCACGGTCGATCCCGAACCCACCGAGGTCGCGGCGGTGACCGCGCGCGGGCTGTGGTCGGCGGCCCTCCAGCTGTGTTCGGCGATCTGTCGGCATTACTGGCCGGTCGCCCTGATCGCCGCCCTGATGTTCCGGCGGGCCCGGCATGCGGTGCTGGTGGCCGCAGTGCTCGACGGCGTGGTCGACTGGGCTACCCGGCGCGGCAATGCCGACGACGACACCAAACCCGTCGGCCTGCTGACTCACATCCTGCTCAAGCGTCTCGATGATCTCGCCTACGGGGTCGGCCTGTGGACCGGTGTGGTGCGGGAACGTCAGCTGGGCGCGCTCAAGCCGCAGCTGCGGAGCTAG